The nucleotide sequence GGAAAGCGTCCTCGTAGTTCACGCCGTAGAAAGGGATGCCGAGTTGTGTGGCGACGCGGCGCGCATCCTCAATGCCCTCAAGTGAGCAGCAGTTGGGACGCTCCGGGTCGACTTCAATCGTATCAGGCGCACCGAGGCGCATGGTGATGCCGGTGACATCATAGCCTGCGTCAACCATCATGGCAGCGGTGACCGAGCTGTCTACGCCACCGCTCATTGCGACGAG is from Candidatus Poribacteria bacterium and encodes:
- a CDS encoding tRNA 2-thiouridine(34) synthase MnmA — translated: MSGGVDSSVTAAMMVDAGYDVTGITMRLGAPDTIEVDPERPNCCSLEGIEDARRVATQLGIPFYGVNYEDAF